A window of bacterium genomic DNA:
CTGGTGCGGGAGCTCCTGTCCCGGGATAGCGCGCCGTCGCCGATGCTGGCGGCGCCGTACGACGCCGAGCTCTTCGGCCACTGGTGGCACGAGGGGCCGGCCTGGCTGGGTGAGGTCCTGCGTCGCCTCGACGCCGCCCCCGACGTAGAACTCGCGACGTGCGGCGAATACCTGGAGGGCTTCCCGCCCGACGTCGACGTCGCGCTGCCGGAGGGGTCGTGGGGCGAGGGCGGCTTCCACGGCATCTGGCTGAATCCCGATACTGAATGGTCGTGGCGGTTGATATACGAACTCGAGGATAAGCTGGTCGAACAGGCCGCGGCGGGCCGCTCGCCGCCGGGCGAACGGCTGTTCGAGCAGGCGCTGCGCGAATTCATGCTGCTCGCCGCTTCCGATTGGCAGTTTTTGATAACCACCGGGACCGCGCGCGACTACGCCGAGAGCCGCATCCGCGGCCACTACGAGTCGGCGCGGCGGCTGCTGGAAATCCTGGGCCGCGAGCGCGAGGGCGCGCCGCCGAGCCCGGACGAAATGGACTACCTGGCCGGCCTCGAGGAGGGCGACCGGCTTTTCCCGGATTTAAAGGCGGCCTGGTTCGCGCCGCTTTAACGGCGGCCTCCGGCCGCGCCGTTCGCATCGCCGTGACGAGGATTATAAAACTCGCGCTGGAGTACGACGGGACCGACTACGCCGGCTGGCAGGTTCAGCCGGACGTGGTAACGGTACAGGGAACGCTGGAGGAAGCGCTCGCGGCGATACTCAAGGAGCCGACGCGGGTCCACGGCGCGGGCCGCACCGACGCCGGCGTTCACGCCGCGGGCCAGGTGGCCCACTTCGAGACCTCCTCGCACATGACTCCCGACGAGTTCGAACGCGCCCTCAACGGCCTGCTCCCGGACGACGTCCGCGTCCTGGCGGCGGAGGAGGCGCCGGCGGGCTTCCACTCCCGCTACTCGGCCCAAAGCCGCACCTACCGCTACGCCGTGGCGTACGTCGATTCCGTCTTCACGCGCCGGCACGCCTACTACTCGCCCGCGCCGCTGGACGTGGCGGCGACGCGCCGGGCCGCGGCGGCCCTCGAGGGCGAGCACGACTTCGCCGCCTTCGGTAACCTCTCCGACGACTACGACTCGACGACGCGCCGCGTCACGGAAATCAGGATCGAGGAAACGCTCACCGGCCTGGAAATATACGTCACGGCCAACGCGTTCCTCTACAAGATGGTCCGCAACGTCGTGGGGACGCTGTTGGCGGTGGGACGGGGGGAGCTCGCGCCGGCCGACGTGGCGCGTATGCTGGCGGCGGGAGACCGCGCGGCGCTGGGGCCGCCGGCGCCGCCGCGGGGCTTGACGCTGATGCGGGTTACGTATTGAACCATTTAATTTGACTTCGCGGGGGGGATATGATAGAAATTAAACCCGCGCCCGGGTGGCGGAATTTGGTAGACGCGCATGGTTGAGGGCCATGTGGGATAAGTTCCTGTGCGGGTTCGAGTCCCGCCCCGGGCAAAAAGAAAAGCGGCCCTTACGGGCCGCTTTTTTACCGTCCGGGCGTGGCGACGTCAATTCGCATGGGGAACCGCCGGTTCGCTTCCACCGAGGGCAATAAGCCGGATCATATTCGTGTTAATCAAGCCGTAAACGACGCGGCACACCTCGAACCGACTCATGCCGGCCTCCTCGGCGATTGACGAGATGTCGCGCTTGCCGTCCAGGAGGCTTACCACCCTCCACTCCGACGGCGAAAGTTTGATGGAGCCGCCCGCCGCCGGGTTGGGGTTTATGACGTACACCTCGTGGTACGAACGTATGACGTCCTTTATCTGGCTCCATTCCTCGATGCGACGCGCTCCCTCCAGGATGACATGCTCCACGTTCATCGAGACCAATATATCCTCGTCCTCCAGGTCCAGCTCCGGGAAGAAGCGGAAGCGGCCGCCGCGTTCGCCGATGGCGGCGTAGATCGACTCCCTGATCTGATGCCTTATTTTACCCTCGAGCGTCGACCGGTCGACGGCCCCCATCGCCACAAGTATCGTGCCCAGGCGAATGCGATTTCCCTCGGCGTGCATCTTCTTCTGCGCCCGCAGGCCGAGCTCGAGCTGTTCCTCGTTTATCGTCCCCTCCCGCAGCAGGATGGTACCCAATTGCTCGCGCAGGTTCGACGGCGTCGCGAAGACCGCCTTGCCGTCTTTAAAATAAACCCATATAGTTTCGCGTTCCCCCTCTACCGACAAGGTCCCGGTCTTCCGGCCCTGGCCGATAATTTGGATTACTTCCGCGAGCGAAAAATCTTGGATGTCGCCCTCAAAGGACATAGCCCAAGGGGAACGTATGCGTTACGGTACGCCGAAGTGGACTCTCACGCCGCCGGGAAAGCTGCCGGCGAGAATACAAAACGGCCGGCCTCACCGCCGCCCGTTTACTTCCCCCCTATTTCCTGGCCCGCCGGCGCCCCTTCCGCCAGGCTACGACATCTTCGGGGAAGCAGCACACTGCGCCGCCGACGCGGACTATCGGTAAACCTTCGCGTTCTTTCCTCTTGGCGGTCGCCACCGAGCACTCGAGGAAATCCGCGATCCGCGTCCACCCCATCAGTACTTTCGGTCTCCGGACGGTCTTCTTTTTGGTCGACATATACACCACCCCGCTCTTTACGTCTTTTGAAACTCGTACCAATTGTTTTTTTATTATAACAGATTACAAACACGCCGGCAACTTAATTACGACCCGAATTTAAATCGAACTATCCAAAGTTCTCGCGGGGCGCCCGGTCGCGGAGCAGCCGCGGCGCCTCGCCGAGCAGCGCCTCGCCCCGCTCCGTCAACGTCGCCGCCGGCGCCGGTTCCACCACCCGCTCGCCCGCCGGCGCGCGCGGGAAGACGAGGTACGCCCGGGCGACCGCTCGAGCCGTCACTCGCGCCAGCGCCGCGGCATATACCGCCATCTGGTCGCCGTACTTACCTTCCGCCCGCTCCGGCCCCCCGGCCTCGTCCGTCTTGTAGTCCACGATAACGAGCCCCTCGGCCGTCTCGTAAATCAAATCCGCCGTCCCCGTGACGACGGCGCCCTCCGCCGCCACGGCGAACGGCACCTCCCGATAGTACGCCGGCGAGGCCGCGGCCTCCCGGACCGGCG
This region includes:
- a CDS encoding DUF4388 domain-containing protein, with protein sequence MSFEGDIQDFSLAEVIQIIGQGRKTGTLSVEGERETIWVYFKDGKAVFATPSNLREQLGTILLREGTINEEQLELGLRAQKKMHAEGNRIRLGTILVAMGAVDRSTLEGKIRHQIRESIYAAIGERGGRFRFFPELDLEDEDILVSMNVEHVILEGARRIEEWSQIKDVIRSYHEVYVINPNPAAGGSIKLSPSEWRVVSLLDGKRDISSIAEEAGMSRFEVCRVVYGLINTNMIRLIALGGSEPAVPHAN
- the truA gene encoding tRNA pseudouridine(38-40) synthase TruA; its protein translation is MTRIIKLALEYDGTDYAGWQVQPDVVTVQGTLEEALAAILKEPTRVHGAGRTDAGVHAAGQVAHFETSSHMTPDEFERALNGLLPDDVRVLAAEEAPAGFHSRYSAQSRTYRYAVAYVDSVFTRRHAYYSPAPLDVAATRRAAAALEGEHDFAAFGNLSDDYDSTTRRVTEIRIEETLTGLEIYVTANAFLYKMVRNVVGTLLAVGRGELAPADVARMLAAGDRAALGPPAPPRGLTLMRVTY